The DNA sequence GGTCGGGTCGGCTGGTCGCTGCTGTTCGCGTCACTGATGTTCGCGATCGCCGTCTTCACCTCAACCCGCCGGGTGGGCGCACCGCGAGCGTGGCCGTGGGCGGCCCTCGCCATGGCCGCCGGCGTGCTGCCGGTGCTGCTGACGATCTTCCTGACCGGTGCGGTGCCCTTCAACGGCCCGTCGATCGTTCCAATGGCGGGCATCATCATCGGCGGTGTGATGAACGGCCACTCGCTGGCGGGCCGGCGGGTGTTCGGTTCGCTCCGCGACGAGTACGGCAGCTATGAGGCTGCGCTGTCGATCGGGCTGACCAGGCCACAGGCGATCGGTGAGGTGAGTGCGCGGCACCTGCCCGAGGCGTTGGTGCCGGCCCTGGACCAGACCCGCACCGTCGGTCTGGTCACCCTGCCAGGTGCGTTCGTCGGCGTGCTGCTCGGCGGCGGCAGCCCGTTGCAGGCCGGTGCCGCCCAGGTGCTGGTGCTGGTCGGCCTGCTCGCGGCCGAGTCGATCACCGTGGCGGTGGCGCACCGGCTGATCAAGCAGGCGCTGCTGCTGCCGCCGGATCTGGCCGAGTCGCTGCGGCCCTAGAGCGGGCCGGGCCGAGCTGGGCCGGCGTACTGCCGGTCCGTCCTGAGCACGGGGATCTGCGGCCTGACCCGCACCGGCGAGCCGTCCGGCTCGGCGGCCAGCCGGGCCCGCAGGTCGTCGGCCCAGCCGATCAGCCCCGCGACGTCGATCGCGTACGGCGGAGAGGAGGCGTAGCTTGCGATCCGGTCCCGGCCGCGTTGCAGCAGCGTGAGGGCACCGGTCCGGTTGCCGCGGAGCAGGTGGGTCAGGCCCACAGCGAGCTGGGCCAGCCCCTGCCAGAGGTCACGCTCATCGGCGTCGGCCGACTTCCAGGTCCCCTCCAGGATCTCGTGGGCATGGAACGGGCGGCCCTCCGCCAGCAGCCGCTGGGCCTCGTCCAGCGCCGCCAGCGGCGGCAGGACCAAGTCGTCGGGGACCCGTGCAACGCCCCCCTCGGAACCTCGGGCCAGTGGACGGCCCAGACCGTCGCGGGGGCGGGCATTGAGCGGTCGGCCCCGGGGATCGCGTTCCCGCGGCACCCTCACGTCGGTGCCGTTCCCAGGCTGCTCCTCATGTGCTGCA is a window from the Microlunatus panaciterrae genome containing:
- a CDS encoding ABC transporter permease; translated protein: MLILLVLALAASWWSRLRLEKSLAAAAGRAVIQLGLVSLIIAGVVGRVGWSLLFASLMFAIAVFTSTRRVGAPRAWPWAALAMAAGVLPVLLTIFLTGAVPFNGPSIVPMAGIIIGGVMNGHSLAGRRVFGSLRDEYGSYEAALSIGLTRPQAIGEVSARHLPEALVPALDQTRTVGLVTLPGAFVGVLLGGGSPLQAGAAQVLVLVGLLAAESITVAVAHRLIKQALLLPPDLAESLRP
- a CDS encoding DUF309 domain-containing protein; this encodes MRVPRERDPRGRPLNARPRDGLGRPLARGSEGGVARVPDDLVLPPLAALDEAQRLLAEGRPFHAHEILEGTWKSADADERDLWQGLAQLAVGLTHLLRGNRTGALTLLQRGRDRIASYASSPPYAIDVAGLIGWADDLRARLAAEPDGSPVRVRPQIPVLRTDRQYAGPARPGPL